A DNA window from Anastrepha obliqua isolate idAnaObli1 chromosome 5, idAnaObli1_1.0, whole genome shotgun sequence contains the following coding sequences:
- the LOC129248245 gene encoding forkhead box protein C1-B-like translates to MHNSIGRTSPEKSCSELKYTFESTKEKSTTQIADINNTKPPYSYVALIAMAIQNSPLKRATLNEIYSYITLRFPYYEKNKKGWQNSIRHNLSLNECFIKVPREGTGERKGNYWSLDTQYENMFENGNYRRRRRMKRPYRSVGHFPKLLTDACPSKLIFNHTPCQTYYRYNTNTQWIPAQPLSSYGPPPVRSTYPNNSVASFSPPLLGANNYNSIINPEGISADGTKMMDPCPCPIWNTIPDLMIKDELSSSSPCDATLITCQKQFALH, encoded by the exons ATGCATAACTCAATTGGACGCACATCACCAGAAAAGTCTTGCTCAGAGCTAAAATACACTTTTGAGTCAACCAAAGAGAA GTCCACCACACAAATAGCGGATATTAATAATACAAAGCCACCCTACAGTTATGTCGCACTTATTGCAATGGCCATTCAG AATTCACCTCTAAAACGTGCTACACTCAACGAAATTTACAGCTACATAACATTGCGTTTTCCctattacgaaaaaaataaaaaaggttggcAGAATTCCATACGTCACAATTTAAGTTTGAATGAGTGCTTCATCAAGGTGCCCCGTGAGGGTACGGGCGAACGAAAAGGGAACTACTGGTCTTTGGATACGCAATACGAGAATATGTTTGAGAATGGCAACTATCGCCGAAGACGAAGAATGAAACGACCTTATCGTTCAGTTGGACACTTTCCGAAACTACTAACAGACGCCTGCCCTTCGAAATTGATTTTCAATCATACGCCTTGTCAGACCTACTACAGATACAACACAAA tactCAATGGATACCTGCACAACCTTTGTCTAGTTACGGTCCTCCTCCAGTAAGAAGTACCTATCCGAATAATTCAGTA GCTAGTTTTTCTCCGCCTTTATTGGGTGCGAACAACTACAACAGCATTATCAATCCAG AAGGAATTTCAGCCGATGGCACAAAAATGATGGACCCATGTCCTTGCCCCATTTGGAATACAA ttCCCGATTTGATGATAAAAGATGAGCTTTCGTCATCAAGCCCTTGCGACGCTACATTGATCACTTGTCAGAAGCAATTCGCCTTACATTAA